From one Enterobacter kobei genomic stretch:
- a CDS encoding YtfJ family protein: MTLRAAIVLLAGGLPFFALAHNFVEGERVPPVGVADRGELQLRQEAIRYQAWNSARLGGKVGVVLHMAGRLSAKDQNAALIDAIGKAKLPASRFAVTTIVNTDDAIPGSALFVRRSLEESKRETPSAQFVVDDRGAALRAWQLQPGGSAIVVLDKDGRVRFAKDGALTAAEVDQVMTLLHQLLA, translated from the coding sequence ATGACTTTACGCGCGGCAATCGTGTTGCTGGCGGGCGGGCTGCCTTTTTTCGCCCTGGCCCATAACTTTGTGGAAGGAGAACGCGTGCCGCCGGTCGGCGTGGCGGATCGCGGCGAGTTGCAGCTCCGGCAGGAGGCGATCCGCTATCAGGCCTGGAACAGCGCGCGGCTGGGCGGAAAAGTGGGCGTGGTGCTGCATATGGCGGGACGGCTGTCGGCAAAAGATCAGAACGCCGCGCTGATCGACGCCATCGGCAAGGCGAAGCTGCCTGCGAGCCGCTTCGCGGTCACCACCATCGTTAATACCGATGACGCTATCCCCGGCAGCGCGCTGTTCGTGCGTCGCAGTCTGGAGGAGAGCAAACGGGAAACCCCCTCTGCGCAGTTCGTGGTGGACGATCGCGGTGCCGCGTTGCGCGCCTGGCAGCTACAGCCGGGTGGTTCCGCTATCGTGGTGCTGGATAAGGACGGGCGGGTGCGCTTTGCGAAAGACGGCGCACTGACCGCCGCCGAGGTGGATCAGGTCATGACGTTACTGCATCAGTTGCTGGCGTAA
- the ahr gene encoding NADPH-dependent aldehyde reductase Ahr, producing MSIIKSYAAPKAGADLELQEFDAGELLPADVEVQVDYCGICHSDLSMIDNEWGMSQYPLVAGHEVIGRVVALGRDAQDKGLKVGQRVGIGWTARSCGHCDACISGNQINCLEGAVPTILNRGGFAEKIRADWQWVIPLPDSIDIETAGPLLCGGITVFKPLLMHHVTATSRVGVIGIGGLGHIAIKLLRAMGCEVTAFSSNPAKEAEVRGFGADKVVNSRDPEALKALAGQFDLIINTVNVDLEWQPYFEALAYGGNFHTVGAVLKPLPVPAFTLIGGDRSISGSATGTPYELRKLMKFAGRAQVAPTTELFPMSKINDALRHVRDGKARYRVVLKADF from the coding sequence ATGAGCATCATAAAAAGTTACGCCGCGCCCAAGGCCGGTGCCGATCTGGAATTGCAGGAATTCGATGCGGGTGAACTGCTGCCGGCTGACGTTGAAGTGCAGGTTGATTACTGCGGCATCTGCCACTCTGATTTGTCGATGATCGATAACGAGTGGGGCATGTCGCAGTACCCGTTAGTGGCAGGTCACGAAGTGATTGGTCGCGTGGTAGCCCTTGGCCGTGACGCCCAGGACAAAGGCCTGAAAGTGGGTCAGCGTGTGGGTATCGGCTGGACGGCGCGCAGTTGCGGGCACTGCGATGCCTGTATCAGCGGTAACCAGATCAACTGTCTGGAAGGCGCGGTGCCGACCATTTTAAACCGTGGCGGTTTTGCTGAAAAAATTCGTGCCGACTGGCAATGGGTGATCCCGCTGCCGGACAGCATTGATATTGAGACCGCAGGCCCGCTGCTGTGCGGCGGTATCACGGTGTTCAAACCGCTGCTGATGCATCATGTCACCGCCACCAGCCGTGTCGGCGTGATCGGCATCGGCGGTCTGGGTCACATCGCCATTAAACTGCTGCGCGCGATGGGCTGCGAAGTGACGGCGTTCAGCTCTAACCCGGCCAAAGAAGCGGAAGTGCGTGGTTTTGGCGCGGATAAAGTGGTGAACAGCCGCGATCCGGAAGCCCTGAAAGCGCTGGCCGGTCAGTTTGACCTGATCATCAACACCGTTAACGTCGATCTTGAATGGCAGCCGTACTTTGAAGCGCTGGCCTACGGCGGTAACTTCCATACCGTAGGCGCGGTGCTGAAACCGCTGCCGGTGCCGGCGTTCACGCTGATTGGCGGCGATCGCAGCATCTCCGGCTCTGCCACCGGTACGCCGTACGAACTGCGCAAGCTGATGAAGTTTGCCGGTCGTGCGCAGGTGGCACCGACCACCGAGCTGTTCCCGATGTCGAAAATCAACGATGCGCTGCGACATGTGCGTGACGGTAAAGCCCGTTATCGCGTGGTGTTAAAAGCGGATTTTTAA
- a CDS encoding dihydroxyacetone kinase subunit DhaK — protein sequence MSRFFFNDRKQLVNDAIEGLVISAPHANLVRLDIDPAIRVVARSDWSKSRVAVISGGGSGHEPAHAGFVGKGMLTAAVCGDVFASPSVDAVLNAIVAVTGDRGCLLIVKNYTGDRLNFGLAAEKAKRYGLKVEMVIVADDIALPDNKQPRGIAGTALVHKVAGFAAEQGKSLSEVRDLAQQASDNVWSLGLAMETCNLPGSDGEEENRIQRGQVELGLGIHGEPGATTVDTHNSKTLIDTLVGPLKEKAGNDRVAVLINNLGGVSALEMALLTKELAHSALKDQIAYLVGPAPLVSSLDMKGFSLSLLRLNDTFEKALCADVETVGWQKPVAFAPMRIVSHNAIHDNLEIHPSENPQVKALVQTVTDTLIGLENRLNALDAKVGDGDTGSTFAEGARDVAQLLADGKLPLNNTGQLMQLVGERLATVMGGSSGVLMSIFFTAAGQAIHDGQPLPEALLRGLKQMKHYGGADLGDRTLIDALQPALEALRDHDLTAAISAAKKGAEATASMQKAGAGRSSYVNRENLEGVTDPGAVAVAEVFAALKKV from the coding sequence ATGTCCAGATTTTTCTTTAATGACCGCAAACAGCTGGTCAACGACGCCATCGAAGGCCTCGTCATCTCCGCCCCTCACGCCAATCTCGTCCGCCTTGATATTGATCCTGCCATTCGCGTTGTCGCCCGCAGCGACTGGAGCAAAAGCCGCGTGGCGGTGATCTCCGGCGGCGGCTCCGGTCATGAACCGGCTCACGCGGGCTTTGTGGGCAAAGGCATGCTCACCGCTGCCGTCTGCGGCGATGTGTTTGCCTCGCCAAGCGTGGACGCCGTGCTGAACGCTATCGTGGCGGTAACCGGCGATCGTGGCTGTCTGCTGATCGTCAAAAACTACACCGGCGATCGCCTGAACTTCGGCCTCGCGGCAGAGAAAGCCAAGCGCTACGGCCTGAAAGTCGAGATGGTGATCGTCGCCGACGACATCGCGCTACCGGACAACAAACAGCCGCGCGGCATCGCCGGTACAGCGCTGGTGCATAAAGTAGCCGGATTCGCCGCCGAACAGGGCAAATCCCTCAGCGAAGTGCGCGACCTGGCGCAGCAGGCCAGTGACAACGTCTGGAGCCTTGGTCTTGCGATGGAAACCTGCAACCTGCCGGGCAGCGATGGCGAAGAAGAAAACCGTATTCAGCGCGGTCAGGTGGAACTGGGCCTCGGCATTCACGGCGAACCCGGTGCCACTACCGTCGACACGCACAACAGCAAAACGCTGATCGATACCCTGGTCGGCCCGTTAAAAGAGAAGGCAGGCAATGACCGCGTGGCGGTGCTGATCAACAACCTCGGCGGCGTCTCTGCCCTGGAAATGGCGCTGCTCACTAAAGAGCTGGCGCACTCGGCGTTAAAAGATCAGATCGCCTATCTGGTTGGCCCTGCGCCACTGGTCAGCTCGCTGGATATGAAAGGTTTCTCGCTGTCGCTGCTGCGTCTTAACGACACCTTTGAAAAAGCGCTGTGCGCCGATGTTGAAACCGTCGGCTGGCAGAAGCCGGTCGCCTTTGCGCCGATGCGCATCGTCAGCCACAACGCCATTCACGACAATCTTGAGATCCATCCGTCCGAAAACCCGCAGGTGAAAGCGCTGGTACAGACCGTCACCGACACGCTGATCGGCCTTGAGAACCGCCTTAACGCGCTGGACGCCAAAGTGGGCGACGGCGATACCGGTTCGACTTTTGCCGAAGGCGCGCGCGATGTGGCGCAACTGCTGGCGGACGGCAAGCTGCCGCTTAATAACACCGGGCAACTGATGCAACTGGTGGGCGAACGCCTGGCAACGGTGATGGGCGGCTCCAGCGGCGTGCTGATGTCGATCTTTTTCACTGCCGCCGGACAGGCGATCCACGACGGGCAGCCGCTGCCGGAGGCGCTGTTAAGAGGGCTGAAGCAGATGAAGCATTATGGTGGTGCCGATCTGGGCGACCGCACGCTGATTGACGCGCTGCAACCGGCGCTGGAAGCACTGCGCGATCATGATCTGACGGCAGCCATCAGCGCGGCGAAAAAGGGCGCAGAAGCTACCGCATCGATGCAAAAAGCGGGGGCGGGACGATCGTCTTACGTGAACCGCGAGAACCTGGAAGGCGTGACCGATCCGGGCGCGGTCGCGGTGGCAGAAGTCTTTGCTGCTCTGAAGAAGGTCTAA
- the lptG gene encoding LPS export ABC transporter permease LptG, whose product MQAFRVLDRYIGKTIFTTIMMTLFMLVSLSAIIKFVDQLKRAGQGSYDALGAGMYTVLSIPKDIQIFFPMAALLGALLGLGMLAQRSELVVMQASGFTRMQVALSVMKTAIPLVLLTMAMGEWVAPQGEQMARNYRAQQLYGGSLLSTQQGLWAKDGNNFVYIERVTGDASLGGVSIYGFNDQRRLQSVRYAASATFDAKAKVWRLSQVDESNLTDPKQITGSQTVSGTWKTNLTPDKLGVVALDPDALSISGLRDYVKYLKSSGQDSGRYELNMWSKIFQPLSVAVMMLMALSFIFGPLRSVPMGVRVVTGISFGFVFYVLDQIFGPLTLVYGIPPIIGALLPSASFFAISLWLMLRRS is encoded by the coding sequence ATGCAGGCATTTCGCGTACTTGACCGCTATATCGGTAAAACCATTTTTACCACCATCATGATGACGCTGTTCATGCTGGTGTCGCTTTCCGCCATTATCAAATTTGTCGATCAGCTAAAGCGCGCCGGGCAGGGCAGTTATGACGCGCTGGGCGCGGGCATGTACACCGTGCTCAGCATTCCGAAAGATATTCAAATCTTCTTCCCGATGGCAGCCCTGCTGGGCGCGCTGCTCGGTCTGGGGATGCTGGCACAGCGCAGCGAACTGGTGGTGATGCAGGCATCCGGCTTTACCCGTATGCAGGTGGCGCTGTCGGTGATGAAAACCGCGATCCCGCTGGTGCTGCTGACCATGGCGATGGGGGAATGGGTGGCACCGCAGGGTGAGCAGATGGCGCGTAACTACCGCGCACAGCAACTCTACGGCGGCTCGCTGCTTTCCACCCAACAGGGCTTATGGGCGAAAGACGGCAATAACTTTGTGTATATCGAGCGCGTGACCGGCGATGCCTCCCTTGGCGGCGTCAGCATTTACGGCTTTAACGATCAGCGCCGCTTGCAGTCTGTGCGTTACGCTGCGTCAGCCACTTTCGATGCGAAAGCTAAAGTTTGGCGTTTGTCGCAGGTGGATGAATCGAATCTCACCGATCCGAAACAGATCACCGGCTCCCAGACGGTGAGCGGCACCTGGAAAACCAACCTGACGCCGGACAAACTGGGCGTGGTGGCGCTGGATCCGGATGCGCTGTCGATCAGCGGTCTGCGGGATTACGTGAAATACCTCAAGTCCAGCGGCCAGGATTCCGGGCGCTATGAACTGAACATGTGGAGCAAGATCTTCCAGCCGCTGTCGGTTGCGGTCATGATGCTGATGGCGCTGTCGTTTATCTTCGGGCCGCTGCGCAGTGTGCCGATGGGCGTGCGCGTGGTCACCGGTATCAGCTTCGGCTTCGTGTTCTACGTGTTGGATCAGATTTTCGGCCCGCTGACGCTGGTGTACGGCATTCCGCCGATCATCGGCGCGCTGCTGCCAAGCGCCTCGTTCTTTGCCATCAGTCTGTGGCTGATGCTGCGACGTTCCTGA
- the lptF gene encoding LPS export ABC transporter permease LptF: protein MIIIRYLVRETLKSQLAILFILLLIFFCQKLVRILGAAVDGEIPTNLVLSLLGLGVPEMAQLILPLSLFLGLLMTLGKLYTDSEITVMHACGLSKAVLVKAAMILALFTGIVAAVNVMWAGPWSARHQDEVLAEAKANPGMAALAQGQFQQATDGSSVLFIESVDGSRFNDVFLAQIRPKGNARPSVVVADSGELSQKKDGSQVVTLSKGTRFEGTALLRDFRITDFQDYQAIIGHQAVALDPDDTEQMGMRTLLNTDNKRANAELHWRLTLIFTCFMMALMVVPLSVVNPRQGRVLSMLPAMLLYLVFFLLQTSLKSNAAKGRIDPLIWMWAVNLLYLALAIGLNLWDTVPMRRLRARFTRKGAV, encoded by the coding sequence GTGATAATCATAAGATATTTGGTGCGGGAGACGCTCAAAAGCCAGTTGGCGATCCTATTCATCCTGCTTCTGATTTTCTTCTGTCAGAAACTGGTCAGGATCCTCGGCGCGGCGGTGGACGGTGAGATCCCGACAAACCTGGTGCTCTCTTTACTGGGGTTAGGCGTGCCTGAAATGGCGCAGCTGATCCTGCCGCTCAGCCTGTTCCTCGGGCTGCTGATGACGTTGGGTAAACTCTACACCGACAGCGAAATCACGGTGATGCATGCGTGCGGACTGAGCAAAGCGGTGCTGGTGAAAGCGGCGATGATCCTCGCGCTGTTTACCGGCATCGTGGCGGCAGTGAACGTTATGTGGGCCGGACCGTGGTCGGCGCGTCACCAGGATGAAGTGCTGGCGGAAGCCAAAGCTAACCCTGGTATGGCGGCGCTGGCGCAGGGCCAGTTCCAGCAAGCCACTGACGGCAGTTCGGTGCTGTTTATTGAAAGCGTGGACGGCAGCCGCTTTAACGACGTCTTCCTCGCGCAGATCCGCCCGAAAGGGAACGCCCGCCCGTCAGTGGTGGTTGCGGACTCCGGCGAACTGTCGCAGAAAAAAGATGGCTCGCAGGTCGTGACGCTCTCCAAAGGCACGCGCTTTGAAGGCACAGCGCTGCTGCGCGATTTCCGCATTACCGATTTCCAGGACTATCAGGCGATTATCGGTCATCAGGCCGTGGCGCTGGACCCGGATGATACCGAGCAGATGGGCATGCGTACGCTGCTCAACACCGATAACAAACGTGCTAACGCCGAGCTGCACTGGCGCTTAACGCTGATCTTCACCTGCTTTATGATGGCGCTGATGGTGGTGCCGCTGTCGGTGGTGAACCCGCGTCAGGGCCGTGTGCTGTCGATGCTGCCGGCAATGCTGCTCTATCTGGTGTTCTTCCTGCTGCAAACGTCCCTGAAGTCCAACGCGGCGAAAGGACGAATCGATCCGCTGATCTGGATGTGGGCCGTCAACCTGCTGTATCTGGCACTGGCGATTGGCCTGAACCTGTGGGACACGGTGCCGATGCGCCGTCTGCGCGCCCGTTTCACGCGTAAAGGAGCGGTATAA
- the pepA gene encoding leucyl aminopeptidase, with product MEFSVKSGSPEKQRSACIVVGVFEPRRLSPIAEQLDKISDGYISALLRRGELEGKPGQTLLLHHVPNVLSERILLIGCGKERELDERQYKQVIQKTINTLNDTGSMEAVCFLTELHVKGRNTYWKVRQAVETAKETLYSFDQLKTTKSEPRRPLRKMVFNVPTRRELTSGERAIQHGLAIAAGIKAAKDLGNMPPNICNAGYLASQARQLADSFSKNVVTRVIGEQQMRELGMHSYLAVGQGSQNESLMSVIEYKGSSDEDARPIVLVGKGLTFDSGGISIKPAEGMDEMKYDMCGAAAVYGVMRMVAELQLPINVVGVLAGCENMPGGRAYRPGDVLTTMSGQTVEVLNTDAEGRLVLCDVLTYVERFDPEAVIDVATLTGACVIALGHHITGLMSNHNPLAHELIGASEQAGDRAWRLPLADEFQEQLESNFADMANIGGRPGGAITAGCFLARFTRKYNWAHLDIAGTAWRSGKAKGATGRPVALLSQFLLNRAGFNGDE from the coding sequence ATGGAGTTCAGTGTAAAAAGCGGTAGCCCGGAGAAACAGCGGAGTGCCTGCATCGTTGTTGGCGTATTTGAACCACGCCGACTTTCTCCCATCGCCGAACAACTCGATAAAATAAGCGATGGCTATATCAGTGCGCTGCTGCGTCGCGGCGAACTGGAAGGTAAACCGGGACAAACGTTATTGCTTCACCATGTTCCTAACGTGCTTTCCGAACGTATTTTGCTGATTGGCTGTGGCAAAGAGCGCGAGCTGGATGAGCGTCAGTATAAGCAGGTGATTCAGAAAACGATAAATACCCTGAATGATACCGGCTCCATGGAGGCGGTGTGCTTCCTGACGGAACTGCACGTCAAAGGCCGTAACACCTACTGGAAAGTACGCCAGGCGGTTGAGACGGCAAAAGAGACGCTGTACAGCTTCGATCAGTTGAAAACCACGAAAAGCGAACCGCGTCGTCCGCTGCGTAAAATGGTGTTCAACGTGCCGACCCGCCGTGAACTGACCAGCGGCGAGCGCGCTATTCAGCACGGCCTGGCGATTGCCGCCGGCATTAAAGCGGCGAAAGATCTCGGCAATATGCCGCCAAACATCTGTAATGCGGGCTATCTGGCGTCGCAGGCGCGCCAGCTGGCGGATTCCTTCAGCAAGAACGTCGTCACTCGCGTGATTGGCGAGCAGCAGATGCGCGAGCTGGGTATGCACTCTTATCTGGCGGTCGGTCAGGGTTCGCAGAATGAATCCCTGATGTCCGTTATCGAATACAAAGGCAGCAGCGACGAAGACGCGCGTCCGATTGTGCTGGTGGGTAAAGGCCTGACCTTCGACTCCGGCGGTATCTCCATCAAGCCTGCCGAAGGCATGGACGAGATGAAGTACGATATGTGCGGCGCGGCGGCGGTGTACGGCGTGATGCGTATGGTCGCCGAGCTACAGCTGCCGATTAACGTCGTCGGCGTGCTGGCGGGCTGTGAAAACATGCCTGGCGGACGGGCCTATCGTCCGGGTGATGTGCTGACCACCATGTCCGGTCAGACGGTGGAAGTGCTGAACACCGACGCCGAAGGCCGTCTGGTGCTGTGCGACGTGCTGACCTACGTTGAACGTTTTGATCCGGAAGCGGTAATCGACGTGGCGACCCTCACCGGTGCTTGCGTAATCGCACTGGGTCATCACATCACCGGTCTGATGTCGAACCACAATCCGCTGGCGCATGAACTGATCGGCGCGTCCGAACAGGCGGGCGACCGCGCGTGGCGTCTGCCGCTGGCCGATGAATTCCAGGAACAGCTGGAATCCAATTTTGCCGATATGGCGAACATTGGCGGCCGCCCTGGCGGTGCAATCACCGCGGGCTGCTTCCTGGCGCGCTTTACCCGTAAATATAACTGGGCGCACCTCGACATCGCCGGCACCGCATGGCGCTCCGGGAAAGCCAAAGGCGCAACCGGTCGCCCGGTGGCGCTGCTGTCGCAGTTCCTGCTCAATCGTGCGGGTTTTAACGGCGACGAGTGA
- the holC gene encoding DNA polymerase III subunit chi, translated as MKNATFYLLDNDDTVDGLSAVEQLVCEIAAERWRNGKRVLIACEDEQQAIRLDEALWARPAQSFVPHNLAGEGPRGGAPVEIAWPQKRNSSPRDLLIALRVNFADFATAFTEVVDFVPYEETLKQLARERYKAYRLAGFNLNTATWK; from the coding sequence ATGAAAAACGCGACGTTCTACCTTCTGGACAATGACGACACCGTAGATGGCCTCAGCGCCGTTGAACAACTGGTGTGTGAAATTGCCGCGGAACGTTGGCGCAACGGCAAGCGCGTGCTGATCGCCTGCGAAGATGAACAACAGGCGATCCGCCTTGACGAGGCCCTGTGGGCGCGTCCGGCGCAAAGCTTTGTGCCGCATAATCTGGCGGGAGAAGGACCACGGGGCGGCGCGCCGGTGGAAATCGCCTGGCCGCAGAAACGCAACAGCAGCCCGCGCGATCTGTTAATCGCTTTACGCGTTAACTTCGCAGATTTTGCCACCGCTTTCACAGAAGTGGTAGACTTCGTCCCCTACGAAGAAACTTTGAAACAACTGGCCCGCGAGCGCTATAAAGCCTATCGCCT